A region from the Neurospora crassa OR74A linkage group V, whole genome shotgun sequence genome encodes:
- a CDS encoding cutinase transcription factor 1 beta codes for MSDSGEGSQCTPSPSPSTENESTGPVCTSPCEEKPSSLARIEAATPSKKRPSKALPADSQNPRPAKRRAARACLTCRNRKVRCNVVEGGLPCNNCKWDRVECVVMESRRRKKNMLAGQAVPNGVAAVGGEFGARTLGHQPILSSQQLAAHANASLMAGFQMMNGAGLPLSMGNALMQPLYAQATQTQGLWNNPSIPETSARLWQNPQLMTTMPGNLTNPSATAVNPRPTPISVSTPPSQPFLQPNLQPKPNRTVSPNLPNFFKPLPPKDAVDVQYMMAKGAFTIPTPEVQNAMLKAYIEYVHPYMPLLELRQFLTAIHSNGQSGQISLVLYQAVMFAGSNFVAQKYLDAAGLGSRRNARKELFMRTRVLYDCDVEKDRLDLVQALLLMTYWYETPEDQKDTWHWIGVAISLGLTIGIHRNPANLAMPPAQKKLWKRIWWCCFMRDRLIALGMRRPTRIKDEDFDVPMLEESDFEIVELPADNQLLGPNCAVVRNVATQRQLARLCIQKARICVAISHMIKTQYTVLNHDGGLPAGQTTSGTTMLFPNKSLNNIQEVQKVDQMLESWRLQLPEDCQYRPLLTEALAEEDQPVAVHRTLLHMVYHTTVSALHRPHYLTMEQAATQPAQTSLIAQQARSKVHHAATMVTRMAEDLLRHGLAKYLPTTAVTVTLPAMTVHLLHSRSPDPELSQQARRDFEVCAKLLLQLRGMYAAAEFAHGFLMGVEARHKATAVSPQGPQAAPVSLGHQVHLGPQKEPTPPPETTSFSPSTNTTFYRPPQADAMVSGVGHGPGALVLVNVDSGGSTPPQTDVEDMSSAGLTPPVDTTAYEEVQTTAMECDTNGAMANYFDDAFGSILDPEAVEGDFMEAFTMSHENDDEWMFDGPCNSNVVPAAVC; via the exons ATGTCTGATTCCGGGGAAGGATCACAGTGCACTCCCTCGCCGAGCCCATCGACGGAAAACGAGTCAACAGGACCAGTATGTACATCGCCATGTGAAGAGAAACCGAGTTCTCTCGCAAGGATCGAAGCCGCGACCCCTTCCAAGAAGCGACCATCAAAAGCCCTTCCCGCAGATAGCCAGAACCCCAGGCCAGCAAAAAGACGTGCGGCTCGGGCCTGTTTGACATGTCGGAACCGTAAAGTACGCTGCAACGTTGTCGAGGGCGGTCTGCCTTGTAACAACTGCAAGTGGGACCGGGTCGAATGTGTGGTTATGGAGAGTCGGCGTCGCAA GAAGAACATGTTGGCCGGACAAGCAGTTCCCAATGGAGTTGCGGCTGTCGGCGGTGAATTTGGCGCCAGGACTCTCGGTCATCAGCCGATCCTCTCTAGTCAGCAGCTTGCTGCCCATGCCAATGCCTCGCTCATGGCTGGTTTCCAGATGATGAATGGAGCTGGACTCCCTCTATCCATGGGAAATGCCCTGATGCAGCCTCTCT ACGCCCAAGCGACACAAACTCAAGGACTTTGGAATAACCCAAGTATTCCCGAAACTAGCGCGCGTCTTTGGCAAAACCCACAGCTGATGACGACCATGCCCGGAAACCTCACCAACCCTTCCGCGACGGCTGTGAACCCACGACCAACACCTATCTCGGTTTCAACCCCCCCATCACAACCTTTCCTGCAACCAAACCTCCAACCGAAACCCAACCGGACCGTCTCCCCGAATCTCCCGAATTTCTTCAAGCCTCTCCCGCCCAAGGACGCAGTCGATGTGCAGTATATGATGGCCAAGGGGGCCTTTACGATTCCGACGCCTGAGGTGCAAAATGCCATGCTCAAGGCTTATATTGAATATGTTCATCCGTACATGCCACTCCTCGAACTGCGTCAGTTCCTTACCGCCATTCACTCCAACGGGCAATCGGGCCAAATAAGCCTGGTCCTCTACCAAGCCGTTATGTTTGCAGGGTCCAACTTTGTGGCCCAGAAGTATCTGGACGCGGCCGGGCTAGGGAGCCGTAGGAACGCTCGGAAGGAGCTGTTCATGAGAACTCGGGTTCTGTATGATTGCGATGTCGAAAAGGACCGTCTCGATCTGGTTCAGGCTCTTCTTCTCATGACCTACTGGTACGAAACTCCAGAGGATCAAAAAGATACTTGGCACTGGATCGGAGTTGCGATTTCATTGGGACTCACCATTGGCATCCACCGCAATCCGGCGAACTTGGCTATGCCGCCTGCGCAAAAGAAATTGTGGAAACGGATCTGGTGGTGCTGTTTCATGCGCGACCGCCTCATTGCGCTGGGAATGCGCCGACCGACCCGGATCAAGGACGAAGACTTTGACGTGCCCATGCTGGAGGAATCTGATTTTGAGATTGTGGAGCTTCCGGCCGATAACCAACTGCTTGGCCCCAACTGCGCTGTTGTCAGAAACGTCGCCACACAGCGACAGCTTGCCCGGTTATGTATCCAGAAAGCGCGCATCTGCGTTGCCATCAGCCACATGATTAAGACCCAGTACACGGTTCTCAATCACGATGGTGGTCTCCCAGCCGGTCAAACAACGTCCGGAACCACCATGCTGTTCCCGAACAAAAGCCTGAACAACATCCAGGAAGTCCAGAAGGTTGATCAGATGTTGGAGAGCTGGCGTTTACAGTTGCCTGAGGACTGCCAATACAGACCACTCCTGACTGAGGCCCTCGCGGAGGAGGACCAACCAGTGGCTGTTCACCGTACTCTCCTTCACATGGTCTACCACACGACTGTCTCGGCGCTGCACAGGCCGCACTACTTGACCATGGAGCAGGCCGCTACGCAACCCGCTCAGACTAGCTTGATTGCCCAGCAGGCTCGGAGCAAAGTGCACCACGCGGCCACCATGGTGACGAGAATGGCAGAAGATCTTTTGCGCCATGGACTGGCTAAATATCTGCCCACCACAGCTGTCACGGTAACACTGCCAGCCATGACAGTTCACCTGCTCCATAGCCGGTCGCCGGATCCCGAGCTCAGTCAACAAGCACGCCGCGACTTTGAGGTGTGCGCAAAGCTGCTTCTCCAGCTACGCGGCATGTACGCAGCGGCCGAGTTCGCACACGGGTTCTTGATGGGAGTAGAGGCTCGTCACAAGGCCACCGCTGTCAGCCCTCAGGGTCCTCAGGCAGCTCCGGTAAGCCTTGGACATCAGGTTCACCTAGGACCGCAGAAGGAGCCAACGCCACCACCTGAGACCACCTCATTTTCCCCATcgaccaacaccaccttcTATCGTCCTCCCCAAGCAGATGCCATGGTATCGGGGGTAGGGCATGGACCAGGTGCTTTGGTCCTGGTGAACGTGGACAGTGGCGGCAGCACGCCGCCGCAAACTGACGTTGAGGACATGTCATCGGCAGGCTTGACCCCTCCGGTAGATACGACCGCGTATGAGGAGGTTCAGACCACCGCCATGGAGTGTGACACCAACGGCGCCATGGCCAATTATTTCGACGATGCTTTTGGCAGCATTCTCGATCCTGAAGCCGTAGAAGGCGATTTTATGGAAGCGTTTACCATGAGCCACGAGAACGACGACGAGTGGATGTTTGATGGACCGTGCAACAGCAATGTTGTCCCCGCGGCTGTTTGCTAA
- a CDS encoding glutaminase A has translation MKFDFLVLAAVASASTLTPNVLPLFVRNPYLSTWLGSARKAPWEDWPMFWTGSHLGFSVMASIPDSGKIYPLIGRPHDSLRRGHKLYSITFPEYLGPTFDASTTNLTYLLHGSSLDEPVKITLSFLSPITPSSTLRQSIPAAYLTIIAEGCSNVTIYTDANGEWVSGNRANEIKWDLHEPKVPEESSEKTTPIKTWKWSRQTEQHLTEFYDHAEWGTMHFTGPADAQHEAGTSGLLRQHFAEKGYLRNQIDRDFRRIMQEEPVFAFAKTFKLAGESKKKGCSKAEDSAVFTFALIQDPVVQFASARGLTLMKPFWASHFASPDELVRYHYNDFKTASWLARNYSDSLARDAFESGSESYQDIAALSARQVLGATQFSGTPDDPIIFLKEISSNGNFQTVDVIFPAFPFFLYTNPKWLGYLLEPLLEHQLSGQYPNDYSMHDLGAHFPNATGHSDGNDEYMPVEECGNMLIMGLALANAFRYDTEPAFVQAAAPHAVANAISSAKDWSRSVDRYGFDLRGHRDRKTNLQTTGSKAAEKWLTRSYSLWKQWTGYLVRESLIPHNQLCTDDFAGWLANQTNLALKGIIGIKAMSEIADIVGHEDEAKHYRKIAATYIDKWQEYGISRDQTHAKLAYTWYGSWTTIYNLYADSLLCFHVPSSSSSSSSSSSFSTKVHQDERRKRGFGRWFGTAGDQKPIGGGGDGDHDSGDTEKPFIPDKVYQMQSDWYSAVLQKYGLPLDSRHLYTKSDWEFFAAAVTGKKTRMEMLEAISLWVNETVTDRPLTDLYETEGNGGYPGIYFMARPVVGGHFAFLALERACGGKAVEALRFMDEEPAGKNAVDVDEALKADMLEAKQKGWVGDL, from the exons ATGAAGTTCGATTTCTTGGTGTTGGCCGCCGTAGCCAGCGCGTCAACACTTACGCCCAACGTCCTGCCCTTGTTTGTTCGCAACCCATACCTGAGTACATGGCTTGGAAGTGCTCGCAAAGCACCATGGGAGGACTGGCCCATGTTCTGGACCGGATCTCAT CTGGGCTTTTCGGTCATGGCATCAATTCCCGACTCCGGAAAGATCTATCCCCTCATCGGACGACCTCATGATTCGCTTCGTCGTGGACACAAGCTTTACAGCATCACCTTTCCCGAATACCTAGGACCTACTTTCGACGCCTCGACCACGAACCTGACTTACCTTCTTCACGGATCTTCCTTAGACGAGCCAGTGAAAATCACACTTTCGTTCCTCTCCCCCATCACTCCGTCATCCACCCTCAGACAGTCGATACCTGCTGCGTATCTTACCATCATTGCCGAGGGTTGCTCCAACGTAACGATTTACACCGACGCCAATGGCGAATGGGTCAGCGGGAACAGGGCGAACGAGATCAAGTGGGACCTGCACGAGCCCAAGGTACCAGAAGAAAGCTCTGAGAAAACCACACCCATCAAGACATGGAAGTGGTCACGTCAGACAGAGCAACATCTGACCGAGTTCTACGATCACGCCGAATGGGGAACCATGCACTTCACCGGTCCAGCTGATGCTCAACATGAAGCGGGCACCTCTGGCCTTCTTCGTCAACACTTTGCTGAGAAGGGCTACCTGAGGAATCAAATTGACCGGGACTTCCGTCGCATCATGCAAGAAGAGCCCGTGTTCGCTTTTGCGAAGACCTTCAAACTGGCTGGAgagtccaagaagaagggctgCTCAAAGGCGGAAGACAGCGCGGTGTTCACCTTTGCCCTCATCCAAGACCCAGTGGTGCAATTCGCTTCTGCTAGGGGTCTGACTCTCATGAAGCCGTTCTGGGCTTCGCACTTCGCCTCGCCCGACGAGCTGGTCCGTTACCACTACAACGACTTCAAAACTGCGTCTTGGCTAGCTCGAAACTACTCTGACTCGCTAGCTCGTGATGCCTTTGAGTCTGGATCAGAGAGTTATCAGGATATCGCCGCGCTTTCTGCTCGCCAGGTTCTCGGTGCCACCCAGTTCTCCGGCACCCCCGATGatcccatcatcttcctcaaggAAATCTCGTCCAATGGCAACTTCCAAACCGTGGACGTCATCTTCCCTGCCTTCCCATTTTTCCTCTACACGAACCCGAAGTGGCTCGGCTACCTTCTCGAACCGCTGCTCGAGCACCAGCTGAGCGGGCAGTATCCCAACGACTACAGCATGCACGACCTAGGCGCCCACTTCCCCAACGCTACTGGACACAGCGATGGCAACGACGAATACATGCCGGTCGAGGAGTGTGGAAACATGCTCATCATGGGATTGGCTCTCGCCAATGCCTTCCGCTACGATACCGAACCCGCCTTCGTCCAGGCCGCCGCACCTCATGCCGTTGCCAACGCCATTTCCTCAGCCAAGGACTGGTCACGCTCCGTAGATAGATACGGTTTCGACCTGCGCGGACATCGCGACCGCAAAACTAATCTCCAAACCACCGGGTCCAAAGCCGCAGAAAAATGGCTTACCCGCTCCTACTCCCTCTGGAAGCAATGGACCGGCTACCTCGTGCGCGAATCGCTGATCCCGCACAACCAGCTCTGTACTGATGATTTCGCTGGGTGGCTCGCTAACCAGACTAACCTGGCATTGAAAGGCATCATTGGCATCAAGGCCATGAGCGAGATCGCGGATATTGTTGGCCACGAAGACGAAGCCAAGCACTACAGAAAGATTGCTGCTACTTACATTGACAAGTGGCAGGAGTACGGCATCTCGAGGGACCAGACTCATGCCAAGTTAGCGTATACGTGGTATGGATCTTGGACGACGATATATAACCTTTATGCGGACTCGTTATTGTGTTTCCatgttccttcttcttcatcttcgtcttcttcatcttcgtctttctCAACGAAGGTGCACCAAGACGAACGAAGAAAGCGGGGCTTTGGCCGATGGTTCGGCACAGCTGGAGACCAGAAACCCattggtggcggcggtgacgGCGATCATGACAGTGGCGATACTGAAAAACCATTCATTCCGGACAAGGTTTACCAGATGCAAAGCGACTGGTACTCGGCCGTGCTGCAAAAGTATGGCCTTCCGCTTGACTCGCGACACTTGTACACCAAGAGCGATTGGGAGTTTTtcgcggcggcggtgacggggaagaagacgaggatggAGATGTTGGAGGCCATTTCGTTGTGGGTTAATGAGACTGTTACTG ACCGTCCTCTAACCGACCTCTATGAGACCGAAGGCAATGGTGGTTACCCGGGCATTTACTTCATGGCGAGACCGGTGGTTGGTGGTCATTTTGCTTTCTTGGCGCTTGAAAGGGCTTGTGGGGGGAAGGCGGTGGAGGCGCTGAGGTTTATGGATGAGGAGCCGGCAGGGAAGAATGCGGTTGATGTCGATGAAGCTTTGAAGGCTGATATGCTGGAGGCTAAACAGAAGGGGTGGGTTGGCGATCTTTGA